Genomic segment of Kibdelosporangium phytohabitans:
GCGGGAAACCGTCACCGGTGACGCGCCGACCGACATCCGCCGTGACCTCGTCGCCCTGGGCGACGGGCAGGTGCGGGTGCTGGGCGCGAGCCACCATTTCCTGTCCGGCCCGAAGCTCAGCCCGGACGGGCGGCACGCGGCGTGGATCGGCTGGGACCACCCGGCCATGCCGTGGGACACGGCCGAGTTGTGTGTCGCGCCGGTCCTGGCCGACGGCACGTTCGGGCCGCACCGGGTCGTGGCCGGTGGGCCGGGCGAGGCGGTGTGCCAGCTGGAGTGGGAGGACGGCGCGACCCTGCTGGCGCTGACCGACCCGGACGGCTGGTGGAACCTGCACCGCATCGGCATCGACGGCACCGCACGCAACCTCGCCCCCGCCGATGTGGAACTGGGCGGGCCGCTGTGGCGGATGGGGTGCCGCTGGTTCACACCGCTGGGGTCGGGCCGGTTCGCGGTGCTGCGCTCCGGCGGGCAGCTGGCGATCCTGGACGAACGCAGCCGCACCGTCACCGACGTGGACACCGACCTGACCGCGTGGCGCCCGGACCTGGTCGCCGCCGACGGTGTGCTCTACGCCGCGGCCGGCAGCGCGTCGCTGCCAGTGGCCGTGGTGAGCCTGGATTTGTCACGTGGCGAGGTGCGGACGTATTCGCCGCAGGTGCCGCCGTTCGAGCCGGGTCTGCTGCCGCAGCCGCGGGAACGCGTGTTCGGCAAGGTCCCGGCGTACGTGTACCCGCCGACCAACCCCGCCTACACCGCGCCCGACGGGGAGAAACCGCCGTTCGTGGTGTTCGTGCACGGCGGCCCGACCGGCAAGTACACGCCCACGGTGAACCTGGAGGTCGCCTACCTGACCAGCCGCGGCATCGGCGTGGTCGCGGTGAACTACGGCGGTTCCACCGGGTACGGTCGGGCGTTTCGCGAGTCGCTCAACGAGCAGTGGGGCGTGGTCGACGTCGACGACTGCGCCACGGTCGCGCTCGCGCTGGCCGAGGAAGGCATCGCCGACCCGGCGCGGCTGGCGATCATGGGCGGCAGCGCGGGCGGCTGGACCTCGGCGGCGTCGATCACCACCACCAGCGTGTACGCGTGCGCCACGATCCTGTACCCGATCCTGGACCTGGCGGGCTGGACGGCCGAGGGCGGCGAGGTGCACGACTTCGAGTCCCGCTACCTGGAGGGCCTGGTGGGTCCGTGGCCGCAGCAGCGGCAGCGGTACGCCGAACGGTCGCCGATCAACCGGGTCGGCCAGCTGGCCGGACCGGTGCTGCTGATGCAGGGCCTGGAGGACGAGATCTGCCCGCCCGAGCAGGCCGACCGGTTCGTCGCGTCGCTGGCCGGCGGCGGCGTCCCGCACGCGTACCTGACTTTCGAGGGTGAGCAGCACGGGTTCCGCAAGGCCGAGACGCAGCGCGCGGCACTGGAGGCGCAGGTGTCGTTCTACGGCCAGGTGTTCGGGTTCACCCCGCCGGGAGTGCCGGTTCTACAGTTGCGGGCGTGAAGATCCATCCCGCCCGGCTGCGGCCGGGTTCCCACGTCGCCCTGGTCGCCCCGTCCGGGCCGGTCTCCCCGGCCATGCTGGCGGCGGGGATCCGCCACCTGGAGTCGTGGGGCCTGCGGGTCGAGGTCGGCAAGCACGTGACCGGCCGGCACCCGCGGCTGCCGTACCTGGCCGGCACGGACTCCGACCGGGCCGCGGACCTGCAGCAGGCGTGGTGCGACCCGCGGGTGGACGCGGTGTTCTGCGTGCGCGGCGGGTACGGCGCGCTGCGCATGGTGGACCTGCTGGACTGGGACGCGATGGCCGCGGCCCGGCCGAAGGTGTTCGCCGGTTCCAGCGACATCACCGTGCTGCACGAGGCGTTCCTGCAGCATCTGGACGTGGCGACGTTGTTCGCGCCGATGGTGGGTACCGACGCGTTCGTCAACGACGACGACGCGCGGGAGCATTTCCGGCGGACGCTGTTCGAACCGGAGGCGGTGCGGGTGCTGACCGGGCCGGACACCGCGACGATGGTGCACGGCACCGCGCGGGGTGTGGTGGTCGGCGGCAACGCGAGCCTGCTGGGGTTCGCCGCCCCGCCGCAGGACGCGATCCTGCTGCTGGAGGACGTCACCGAGGACACCTACCGGCTCGACCGGATCTTCACGGCGCTGCTGCGCCAGGGCTGGTTCACCGGGGTGAACGGGATCGCGCTGGGGTCGTGGACCGACTGCGGTTCCCCGGAGGTGGTGGAGGCGGTCCTGCACGACCTGGTGGGGTCGCTGGGCATCCCGACGGTGTGGGAGCTGGGGTTCGGGCATTGCCGCGCGCAGCTGACCGTGCCGCTGGGGGTGCGCGCGGAGCTGAACGCCGACAACGGCACCCTGACGATCCTGGAGCCGGCGCTCAGCCCAGGGTGACCGGTCGACGTGCCCGCGGCGGCCCAGGCCGGCATCGTCGGGGCCGCGTCGCGAAGTCCGTGTTCAGCCCAGGTGGTAGTCGAGGGTGATCTCGCCGTGCTCGACCCGGCACGTGCCCACCAGGGTGGCCAGCTCCCCCGTGCCGGTGTTCGGCACGACGAAGCCGTACTGCTCGGTGCCGCCGGGCCCGCCGCACGCGCCGTGCTGCAGCACGAACGTGCCGGTCTTGCCGTCCAGCGACCCGATGACACGTTCCTGGGCCATGTACCCGGCGCCGTCGGTGGGGTTCTCGCCGGTCTGGCAGGCCAGCATCCGCACGTGCCCGGTGCCCTGCAACGCGCCGGTGTAGGCCTTGGTGATGGTGGCCTCGCCCAGCGGCGGCCCGTCGGTGGGCTCGTCGTAGGTGGACTGCTGCCAGCCGGTGATCTCGAACGTCGCCGTGATGTGCATGCCGGTCATCCTCCCCGCGATACCTGACACCTGCTGTCAGGTGCATAGCGGACACCCCGGCGGGCCGGCAAGCAGTAGCGCGAGTGTTCTACTGCGGGTGCGGTGACCGCGGATGGATGTGTGACGTCGTGCGTGTCCCTTCAGGCGTTGTTCGGCGGCGGCAACCAGATCGGCACCGACAGCTCCACCGGCCGCACACTGTGAGGGTCAACAGGTTCGCGTTCTACCACCACGTCGTCCCTCTTTCCCGCGGTGGCCGCTCCCCCTTGGCGTGTGGACACGGCCCTTCCCGTTCACCCGCTCGTCACTCAGCGTAACGGACCGGTGGTGAGGCGGTGGGTGCCCGTCTACTGCCCGCGTGACTCCGGCACTGCTCCCAGCCGTGGCACGGACGCGGTGGCGGCGGTGAACGTGCCGACCAGTTCACGGGCGCATTCGTCGAGGTCCAGGCCGGGGTTGGCGACGTACTGGCGGGCTACCTCGTCGAGGGCGGCCCGGATCGTCCAGGCCATCAGGCGGGGGGAGAACTGGCGGAACTCGCCGTCGCGCTGGCCTTGGCGCAGGCGTTCTTCCAGCGGTGTGGTGTCGGCGTCCAGGTCGGTCTGGGTGCGGTGGTAGATCAGGATTTCCGACACGGCCGCGACGTGGTGCGGGTGGGTGCGCATGAAGTCCAGGTGGGACTGGAGGTAGGCGCGCAGCATCCCCGCGGAGGTGGTTTCCGCCTGCACCTTCGGCCACATCACCGCCGCGGCTGCCTGGTTGACGTCCGCCAGCACCTGCTGGATCAGCTCGTCCTTGCCGGTGAAGTGGTAGGAGATCACGCTTTTGGAGATGCCCGCCCGCTCGGCGATCTGGTTGAGCGACGCCTGCGCGTAGCCGACGGTGGCGATGGTCTCGATGGCGCACTCGACGATCTGCGCGCGCCGGGCCACCTCGATGAACGACGGACCGTCCCGGCCGATCGTGCGGGTCTTCGACTGCATCGCCGCAACCTAACACCCATGATCAACCACCCTGTGTGCGGGCCCGGTCACAGCGCGGCACTGACCGGGCGGCCGGATTCCCGTCCGGTGGGCCGACCGCTGTGACCTCGGTACCCCGCCCTCGCTGCGGTCTCACCGTGGCGGTGCGGGTACCACGGGCAAGATCATCCGAACGTGTCCGTCACGCCGGTGCGTGAACACGTGAGGCCCGGTCGACACGACCGGGCCTCACACGTTCACACGACAAGGGGGGGTGTCAGTCGGCGACGGGGTCTTTCGGGTCGCCGGACGCCGCCGGTTTCGGCGACGGCGCGGGGCCGACGTCCACCAGCGCGGGCCGTTTGTGGCCGAACATGTTCATCGGGTCGATCGTGGTCAGCGCCTTCGCCGCCAGCACCGACACCAGGATCGCGGCGGCCATGAACGGGTAGTTGTACAGCTGGTCCTCACCGGCCGGCGAGTAGGTCAGCACGAGGAACACCGCGAAGCCGACCACCATCGGCAACCGCCTCGGGTTCCACGGCAACGCCGCGGCGATCACGAAACCCCACGTCAGGTACCACGGCAGCGTCGCAGGCGACAGCAGCGCCACCGCCAGCAGCACGATCGCCATACGGCGGATCGCGTCCGCGCCGCCGTCCCGCGCCGCCCACCACTGCCTGACGAAGACGTACACCAGCAGCAACGCGCCGATACCGCGCGTGACCAGGATGAACGGGTCCTTCGACACGTTGAACACCAACGCGATCAGCCAGTGCAGGAACTCGCCCACCGCGGTCGGCGGCGACATCCAGTTCACGATCATCGCCGGTGCCCGCAACGCCGGGAACCACCCCAGGTTCACGCCCGCCGCCAGCGTCACCGCCGTGAACGTCACCGCGAAGATCCCGATCGACAACGCCGCCGCGCGCACGAAGTTGCGCCAGAACGTCGACGACAGGTGCTTGGCCCACACCCACACCAGGAACGGCAACGCGGGCGCCGCCGAGGCCTTCACCGCCATCGCCAGCGTCGCCAGCACGATCCCCAGCACGTGCTTGCGGTTGAGCACACACAACGTGCCCGCCGCGAGCAGACCCACCATCAGGATGTCGTTGTGCGGCCCACCGAACAGGTGCACCACCATCATCGGGCTGGCCACCGCCAGCCACAACGCCACCGGCAGCTTCCCACCGAGGTGCTTGACCAGCCCCGGCAGCGCCCAGATCAACAGGCCCAGGCCGATCGCCAGCGCCAGCCGCATCATGATCACACCGAAGATCGCGTCACTGCCGGTGATCGACACGACACCCTTGGCGAGCAGGATGAACATCGGCCCGTACGGCGCCGGCGTGGTCTGCCAGAACGAGTGCACGTTCTGCGAGATGTCCGGCATGTTCTCCAGCTGCGCCGGACCCACCAGATACGGGTCGAACCCGTGCAGCGGCAACGTGCCCTGACCGAGGTAGGAGAACACGTCGCGGGTGAACACCGGCGGCGAGAACAGCAACGGCGCCATCCAGCACAACGCCGCGATCAGCACCGCGCGGGCATCCACACGCCCGGCCAGCACATGCCGGCCCAGACGCACCCAGGCCCACACCACGAGCGCGAACCCGATGTACAGGACCGCCGTGGCCAGCATCTTGCCGTGCCCGTAGCGGATCCACGACAACGGGCCGTTGCCCAGGATCGGGTCGCGAACAAGGATCCCGGCCGCGCCGACGGCCGTGAGCAGGATCAAGATTGTGCCGAGCGTGCCGAGCGCGATCGTGCGCACCGGCATCCCCGTCGCGGGCTTGCCGGATTCGGTCTTAGCGGTGTCAGCACCCAAGGTGTTTTCCAGGTTCGGCGCCGGATCAGTGGTGGTGGCCATGGCGTCTAGCAGGTTACACACCGTGCCCCGACGTGCGGTGAGGGCCACCCGTGGTTCAGATCACTGCCCGACAGGTGTGGTAATGCAGTCGATCATGTCACCGGCGCGACTTCCGGCAACGCCGCCAGCAACGACTTGGTGTACGCGTGCCGCGGCGCCAGCAGCACCTGCTCCACCGCACCGACCTCCACCAGCTCACCCCGGTACATCACCGCCACCCGGTCGGCGATGTTCCACGCCAGCCCCAGATCGTGCGTGATCACCAACGCCGCCAGCCCCAGCTCAGCCCGCAACCGCAGCAGCAACGCCAGGATCTCGCCCCGCACCGACGCGTCCAGCGACGCCACCGGCTCGTCGGCCACCAGCAACCGCGGCCGCAACGCCAACGCCCCCGCGATCACCACCCGCTGCCGCTGCCCACCCGACAGGTGATGCGGCAACTCCGCCATGAACCGCTCCGCCGGACGCAACTCCGCCGCCTCCAACGCCGCCGCCACCAGCTCCCGCTCATCACCCGGCATCCGGTGGATACGCAACCCCTCCGCGATCGCCTCGTACACCGTGTGCCGCGGATTCAACGCGCTCGTCGGATCCTGCAACACCAACTGCGCCTCACGCCGATACTCCCGCAACCCACGCGAACTGGCCGGCACCGGCTTCCCGTCATACACCACCCGCCCGCCACTGGGCTGCTGCAACCCCAGCACCGTGCGCGCCAGCGTCGTCTTGCCCGACCCCGACTGCCCCACCAGCGCCACGATCTCCCCGCGCCCCACCTCCAGCGACACGTCCTTCACCGCCCGCAACCACCCACCACCACGCTGCCGGAAATCCACCCGCAACGACTCCGCCCGCAACAACGGCTCCCCCGCCGACGGCGTCACCCGCGCAGGCAAACCCGCCGGGTTCGTCGTCGCCGGCGCATACCGCGACACCGGATCACCCACCGTCGGGAACGCCGCCGCCAACGCCTTCGTGTGCGCGTGCTGCGGGTCATGCACCACCGTCGGCGCCGCCCCCAACTCCACCACCTTCCCCTGGTACATCACCGCCAACCGCTCACACACCGACCCCAGCACCGACAAGTCATGGCTGATCATCACCAGCCCGATCCCCTGCTCGGCCACCAGCCGCGTCAACAACTCCAGCACCTGCGCCTGCACGATCACGTCCAACGCCGTCGTCGGCTCGTCCGCGATCACCAACCGCGGCCCGCACGCCAACGCCATCGCGATCATCACCCGCTGCTTCTGCCCACCCGACAGCTCATGCGGATACGCCCGCGCCTTGCCCGCAGGCAACTCCACCTGCTCCAGCAACTGCGCCACCCGCGCCTCGACCTGCTCATCCGGCAACGACCCGTGCAACCGGATCGGCTCCGCGACCTGCTGACCGATCCGCCGCACCGGGTTCAACGCGTGCATCGCACCCTGGAACACGATCGACGCCGACGCCCACCGCACCGCACGCAACCGGCCCCAGCTCATCGCCCGCGTGTCCTCCCCATCCAGCAGGATCTCCCCGCTGACCCGCGCGTCCCTGGGCAACAGGCGCAGCACCGACATCGCCAGCGACGACTTGCCACACCCCGACTCACCCGCCAGCCCCAGCGTCTGACCCGGCAGCAGCGTCAAATCGACCCCGCGCACCGCCTCATGCCCACCCGCGTAGGTCACCCGCAGATCACGCAACTCCAGAACAGGTGTCACCGGCGCTCCCGCAGCTTCGGATTCAACACAGACTCCAACGCGCGTCCCACCAACG
This window contains:
- a CDS encoding prolyl oligopeptidase family serine peptidase — protein: MVEIASYGTWVSPITAAAAAEAGGGPDWVDLYGADVWWTESRPAEAGRVALMRKPADGDAYEVLDERWSVRNRLHEYGSRSWLVLPDRVVFTHWADQRVYQAGWDGAEPEPLTPEPERDHGWRYGDLLAGPDGQVWCVRETVTGDAPTDIRRDLVALGDGQVRVLGASHHFLSGPKLSPDGRHAAWIGWDHPAMPWDTAELCVAPVLADGTFGPHRVVAGGPGEAVCQLEWEDGATLLALTDPDGWWNLHRIGIDGTARNLAPADVELGGPLWRMGCRWFTPLGSGRFAVLRSGGQLAILDERSRTVTDVDTDLTAWRPDLVAADGVLYAAAGSASLPVAVVSLDLSRGEVRTYSPQVPPFEPGLLPQPRERVFGKVPAYVYPPTNPAYTAPDGEKPPFVVFVHGGPTGKYTPTVNLEVAYLTSRGIGVVAVNYGGSTGYGRAFRESLNEQWGVVDVDDCATVALALAEEGIADPARLAIMGGSAGGWTSAASITTTSVYACATILYPILDLAGWTAEGGEVHDFESRYLEGLVGPWPQQRQRYAERSPINRVGQLAGPVLLMQGLEDEICPPEQADRFVASLAGGGVPHAYLTFEGEQHGFRKAETQRAALEAQVSFYGQVFGFTPPGVPVLQLRA
- a CDS encoding S66 peptidase family protein, giving the protein MKIHPARLRPGSHVALVAPSGPVSPAMLAAGIRHLESWGLRVEVGKHVTGRHPRLPYLAGTDSDRAADLQQAWCDPRVDAVFCVRGGYGALRMVDLLDWDAMAAARPKVFAGSSDITVLHEAFLQHLDVATLFAPMVGTDAFVNDDDAREHFRRTLFEPEAVRVLTGPDTATMVHGTARGVVVGGNASLLGFAAPPQDAILLLEDVTEDTYRLDRIFTALLRQGWFTGVNGIALGSWTDCGSPEVVEAVLHDLVGSLGIPTVWELGFGHCRAQLTVPLGVRAELNADNGTLTILEPALSPG
- a CDS encoding DUF3224 domain-containing protein yields the protein MTGMHITATFEITGWQQSTYDEPTDGPPLGEATITKAYTGALQGTGHVRMLACQTGENPTDGAGYMAQERVIGSLDGKTGTFVLQHGACGGPGGTEQYGFVVPNTGTGELATLVGTCRVEHGEITLDYHLG
- a CDS encoding TetR/AcrR family transcriptional regulator, yielding MQSKTRTIGRDGPSFIEVARRAQIVECAIETIATVGYAQASLNQIAERAGISKSVISYHFTGKDELIQQVLADVNQAAAAVMWPKVQAETTSAGMLRAYLQSHLDFMRTHPHHVAAVSEILIYHRTQTDLDADTTPLEERLRQGQRDGEFRQFSPRLMAWTIRAALDEVARQYVANPGLDLDECARELVGTFTAATASVPRLGAVPESRGQ
- the mptB gene encoding polyprenol phosphomannose-dependent alpha 1,6 mannosyltransferase MptB — protein: MATTTDPAPNLENTLGADTAKTESGKPATGMPVRTIALGTLGTILILLTAVGAAGILVRDPILGNGPLSWIRYGHGKMLATAVLYIGFALVVWAWVRLGRHVLAGRVDARAVLIAALCWMAPLLFSPPVFTRDVFSYLGQGTLPLHGFDPYLVGPAQLENMPDISQNVHSFWQTTPAPYGPMFILLAKGVVSITGSDAIFGVIMMRLALAIGLGLLIWALPGLVKHLGGKLPVALWLAVASPMMVVHLFGGPHNDILMVGLLAAGTLCVLNRKHVLGIVLATLAMAVKASAAPALPFLVWVWAKHLSSTFWRNFVRAAALSIGIFAVTFTAVTLAAGVNLGWFPALRAPAMIVNWMSPPTAVGEFLHWLIALVFNVSKDPFILVTRGIGALLLVYVFVRQWWAARDGGADAIRRMAIVLLAVALLSPATLPWYLTWGFVIAAALPWNPRRLPMVVGFAVFLVLTYSPAGEDQLYNYPFMAAAILVSVLAAKALTTIDPMNMFGHKRPALVDVGPAPSPKPAASGDPKDPVAD
- a CDS encoding dipeptide ABC transporter ATP-binding protein produces the protein MTPVLELRDLRVTYAGGHEAVRGVDLTLLPGQTLGLAGESGCGKSSLAMSVLRLLPRDARVSGEILLDGEDTRAMSWGRLRAVRWASASIVFQGAMHALNPVRRIGQQVAEPIRLHGSLPDEQVEARVAQLLEQVELPAGKARAYPHELSGGQKQRVMIAMALACGPRLVIADEPTTALDVIVQAQVLELLTRLVAEQGIGLVMISHDLSVLGSVCERLAVMYQGKVVELGAAPTVVHDPQHAHTKALAAAFPTVGDPVSRYAPATTNPAGLPARVTPSAGEPLLRAESLRVDFRQRGGGWLRAVKDVSLEVGRGEIVALVGQSGSGKTTLARTVLGLQQPSGGRVVYDGKPVPASSRGLREYRREAQLVLQDPTSALNPRHTVYEAIAEGLRIHRMPGDERELVAAALEAAELRPAERFMAELPHHLSGGQRQRVVIAGALALRPRLLVADEPVASLDASVRGEILALLLRLRAELGLAALVITHDLGLAWNIADRVAVMYRGELVEVGAVEQVLLAPRHAYTKSLLAALPEVAPVT